In Leucoraja erinacea ecotype New England chromosome 15, Leri_hhj_1, whole genome shotgun sequence, the following proteins share a genomic window:
- the dennd10 gene encoding DENN domain-containing protein 10 isoform X1, which translates to MVTIIKVDSAGDITRYNTTGYIISVTARRKLQSVDILFFHSGVAVEDSLQRRLVPAFLLQSRAGLTMAGTPLMLSVGLIEKDTNGDALWVWCYPTITAELRELLLRKCSLTGENDVFPTFVFGQFKRTWYYITTTQVQDPTALSKVTHFSIVLTAKDFNPEKYAAFGRVLCRTYMKYGNPAKITEGYISVLTNGICQSEENGSFFTKDYDAKKAYLAGSIKDIVNQFGMETIILYTGLMLKKRIVVYHPRIEALQEFTRTLPTLTWHRQDWSILHPYMHLNQNELEALKNCTGYVAGFTDLKVTDRPGIYDVFVNLVESEIIIAPHAKEIMTMGKLHKDIGQLIVQSAGDPEKSDGQVIKDISHKTKEILTTLASLAPDEEGKSKITLEILKERRFPPATESFLYHLAAAEQMLQI; encoded by the exons ATGGTAACTATAATTAAGGTTGACAGTGCTGGTGACATTACTAGATACAATACCACAGGATACATTATTTCGGTGACAGCACGGCGGAAATTACAGTCAGTTGATATTCTTTTCTTTCACAGTGGCGTTGCTGTTGAAGACTCATTGCAGAGACGGCTTGTCCCGGCTTTCTTGCTGCAAAGCCGAGCTGGCTTGACCATGGCTGGGACCCCTCTGATGCTGAGCGTCGGGCTTATCG AAAAAGACACCAATGGGGACGCACTGTGGGTATGGTGTTACCCCACCATTACAGCAGAACTCCGAGAGCTGCTTTTAAGGAAATGCTCTCTCACTGGTGAAAATGATGTCTTCCCTACCTTTGTCTTTGGCCAGTTCAAAAGAACTTGGTACTATATCACAACCACACAAGTCCAGGATCCTACTGCATTATCTAAG GTGACCCATTTCTCTATAGTGCTAACTGCCAAAGATTTTAACCCAGAAAAATATGCGGCGTTTGGGAGAGTGTTATGTAG GACCTACATGAAATATGGTAATCCAGCCAAAATTACGGAAGGTTACATTTCTGTTCTTACAAATGGCATCTGTCAAAGTGAAGAGAATGGATCATTCTTTACAAAGGACTATGATGCAAAGAAGGCATATCTTGCAGGATCCATCAAAG ATATAGTGAATCAGTTTGGAATGGAAACTATTATTCTGTACACGGGACTGATGCTGAAGAAAAGGATTGTGGTCTACCATCCTCGTATTGAAGCTTTGCAGGAATTTACCAG GACATTGCCCACATTAACTTGGCATCGGCAGGACTGGTCAATACTACATCCTTACATGCACTTAAATCAAAATGAGCTTGAGGCACTGAAAAATTGCACTG GTTACGTGGCTGGTTTCACAGACTTAAAGGTGACTGACCGGCCAGGCATCTACGATGTGTTTGTGAATTTGGTGGAAAGTGAGATCATCATCGCACCCCATGCTAAAG AAATAATGACAATGGGTAAGCTGCACAAAGATATAGGACAACTCATTGTCCAGTCAGCTGGTGACCCAGAGAAATCAGATGGCCAAGTGATTAAG GACATTTCACATAAAACAAAGGAAATATTGACCACTTTAGCCTCACTCGCGCCAGACGAGGAGGGGAAATCCAAGATCACTCTGGAGATCCTAAAGGAGCGGCGTTTTCCACCCGCTACCGAGAGCTTCCTGTATCACCTGGCAGCTGCTGAACAAATGTTGCAAATCTGA
- the dennd10 gene encoding DENN domain-containing protein 10 isoform X2, whose translation MAGTPLMLSVGLIEKDTNGDALWVWCYPTITAELRELLLRKCSLTGENDVFPTFVFGQFKRTWYYITTTQVQDPTALSKVTHFSIVLTAKDFNPEKYAAFGRVLCRTYMKYGNPAKITEGYISVLTNGICQSEENGSFFTKDYDAKKAYLAGSIKDIVNQFGMETIILYTGLMLKKRIVVYHPRIEALQEFTRTLPTLTWHRQDWSILHPYMHLNQNELEALKNCTGYVAGFTDLKVTDRPGIYDVFVNLVESEIIIAPHAKEIMTMGKLHKDIGQLIVQSAGDPEKSDGQVIKDISHKTKEILTTLASLAPDEEGKSKITLEILKERRFPPATESFLYHLAAAEQMLQI comes from the exons ATGGCTGGGACCCCTCTGATGCTGAGCGTCGGGCTTATCG AAAAAGACACCAATGGGGACGCACTGTGGGTATGGTGTTACCCCACCATTACAGCAGAACTCCGAGAGCTGCTTTTAAGGAAATGCTCTCTCACTGGTGAAAATGATGTCTTCCCTACCTTTGTCTTTGGCCAGTTCAAAAGAACTTGGTACTATATCACAACCACACAAGTCCAGGATCCTACTGCATTATCTAAG GTGACCCATTTCTCTATAGTGCTAACTGCCAAAGATTTTAACCCAGAAAAATATGCGGCGTTTGGGAGAGTGTTATGTAG GACCTACATGAAATATGGTAATCCAGCCAAAATTACGGAAGGTTACATTTCTGTTCTTACAAATGGCATCTGTCAAAGTGAAGAGAATGGATCATTCTTTACAAAGGACTATGATGCAAAGAAGGCATATCTTGCAGGATCCATCAAAG ATATAGTGAATCAGTTTGGAATGGAAACTATTATTCTGTACACGGGACTGATGCTGAAGAAAAGGATTGTGGTCTACCATCCTCGTATTGAAGCTTTGCAGGAATTTACCAG GACATTGCCCACATTAACTTGGCATCGGCAGGACTGGTCAATACTACATCCTTACATGCACTTAAATCAAAATGAGCTTGAGGCACTGAAAAATTGCACTG GTTACGTGGCTGGTTTCACAGACTTAAAGGTGACTGACCGGCCAGGCATCTACGATGTGTTTGTGAATTTGGTGGAAAGTGAGATCATCATCGCACCCCATGCTAAAG AAATAATGACAATGGGTAAGCTGCACAAAGATATAGGACAACTCATTGTCCAGTCAGCTGGTGACCCAGAGAAATCAGATGGCCAAGTGATTAAG GACATTTCACATAAAACAAAGGAAATATTGACCACTTTAGCCTCACTCGCGCCAGACGAGGAGGGGAAATCCAAGATCACTCTGGAGATCCTAAAGGAGCGGCGTTTTCCACCCGCTACCGAGAGCTTCCTGTATCACCTGGCAGCTGCTGAACAAATGTTGCAAATCTGA